The genomic window TCTGAAATAACGAGCAATGTTTTTAGTAGTCTGTTTGGCAAATGCCGTACTGTGTACCATATTATCGGAACTAGTAAGTATGACCTTTACACTGTAAACAATATGACTTGCAAGAAACGGGTGAGAAAGTTGCAAAGGTAGGAGTATTCTGCAACACGTGTGAGGTCATCATTAAGCAAGGTTATACGAAACTAGCCTTTTTTTGCTACACCTTATGAACATCAAATAAAAACCAGCTGGGGGGCCACGAGCACGAATAGAGagaattcatccatctatctatccatactaTCTTATccgtatgcacatgcatacatgtctacctatctatctccgtcAAAGCATATGTAAACCGTAATTAGAAGAATGTTTGTGgggttgtatgttgtgtgtattatattaattGTAACTTCATCATTGTCTTCCTGactgtctgcccctctccctttctcaatcactaactctcattctcattttatctCGCGGTGGCAGAGTGGTTGGAACAACGGACTCAAAGACTGTTCCGACAATCTGAGTTCGTGAGTTCGAGTTAATAACCGGAGCGTTGTtcccctcgattgcctacaggtaacctGATAAGGGATACGTGAAGACATGGTTAGCAGGTAGTgaatgtggatttcaagcaagagcagagtaCACTCATTGTTTGAACCACGCGATGCTTAACTATGTGTccttgatgatatgtatatatgtatttcatatatatatatatatatatatatatatatatatatatatatatatatatgtgtgtgtgtgtgtgtgtgtgtgtgtgtgtgtgtgtgtgtgtgtgtgtgtaatatatatacctacatatatatatatatatatatatatatatatatatatataaatgtaacgtatatacctacatatttatataaataaatgcgtatgtgtgtgtgtgtgtatgcatgtgtgtgtttgtgtgtgtgcgcatgtatgtgtgtgtttttgtgtttgtgcgtgttcatTCTTATAATGATATATTAGGAATGGAAAAAGGTTATTTTCCTTCGTGCAAGTTTATTTGGTAGTTCTTATCTACATCGCCAATATTCGACAGTTCTAGCACTGGTTAGAGATTTCTTTTTATCTGAAGAGCCACATTGTTTGAAGCTTAAGATTCATGCAGATGGTCTGCCAAATAAAGGATTAGGCATATGGTACACTGGGGTGGTCAAACAGCTGCACTAATTAGGGTGTTGAGTAGATGCTGGGTAGGGCAGGTACGCTGAAAGAGCTTCGCGATACAGTGCTTTCGAAGCCAGAGTCAGTTCCGAAGCTTCCGCTGGTTACTCCTGATGATCCAGATCCACTGAGGCTTAGGCTGCCCccggtgctgctgctgcttcctGCTGTGTTAATGCTTCCAAGGCTGCTGCTTCTACCGCTGCTCTCAAAACCGCTGCTGCCACTTCCGAAGTTACTGCTGATGCTTCCAAGGCTGTTGCCACTGCTGCTACCGAAAGTGCTGTCAACGGCACCGCTTCCAAAGGTGCTACCGCTGCCAGAGGCGCTGGTGCCACTTCCGGTACTGCTGCCACTACCAAGTGTGCTGCTACTTCCAAGGGCACTCCTGCCACCTCCAACACCTCCAATACTGCCAAATGCACTACTGCCTCCCACGCTGCTACCGCTTGCGCCTCCGAAAGAGCTGCTTCCAAAACTGCTTCCACTGTCGAGGGAGCTGCTTCCACTTCCAAATCCGTTTCCGCTTCCAAAACCACTGCCGCTGCTGCCAAGACTGCCGCTGGTTCCGAAGCTGCCACTGCCTGCAAGGTTGCCACTGCCTCCAATGCTGCCACTACCTCCGAAGCTGCCTCCGAGACTGCCGCTGCTTCCGAAACTGCCGCTTCCACTGCCACTGCCGCTGCCTCCGAAACTGCCGCTTCCACTGCCTCCGAAACTGCCACTGCCGCTGCCTCCGAAACTACCACTGCCACTGCCTCCGAAGCTGCCACTTCCGCTGCCTCCGAAGCTGCCACTTCCGCTGCCTCCGAAGCTGCCACTTCCGCTGCCTCCGAAACTGCCACTTCCACTGCCTCCGAAGCTTCCACTTCCGCTGCCTCCGAAACTACCACTGCCACTGCCTCCGAAACTGCCACTTCCGCTGCCTCCGAAACTACCACTGCCGCTGCCTCCGAAACTACCACTGCCGCTGCCTCCGAAACTACCACTGCCGCTGCCACCGAATCCACCAGCTCTACCCAGGGCACCTCCGGTAATGACTTGGCCTTTGGCGTTGATGGCGGTCGTCAGGGCGCTCTGGAGACTAGTTCCTCCGGGAAGAGTCGGGTTCTCACCCTCGCCGTAGTTGACGAAGTAAACTTCTGGGTCCGAGGGGGGAGGAGCGGGGACTTCGATTACACGCTGTCCTTGGTCTGTTTGCTTGTTGAGGATATACACCACCTGATCTTGCCTTGGGGGTGGTACCACAATAGGATCTTGAACCTTTTTCTCTGCAAGTTTGATGAACAGCACGTTGCGGTCTACTTTAGGTTCTGGGATATATGGGAGCGGGTTGTTGGGTTGTGGGTTTGGTGGGGCATTGTACAGGAAAACGCGTTCGTTGACCTGGGGTGTCACGCATCTGCCATCCACATGTCGCACCTGCCCCTTACCGCAACTCCCCAGGTTCAAAAGTGGCCCGGATGGTGTGGGCAGGCTGTACCTTTGTGGGACAGCGGACACAGCAACTGCTGCCGTTAGGACCAGAACCTTTGGTAAGAAAAGTAAGGTAATGATTATAAGCAACATGCATATGTAtctgaatacataaaaaaaaaaaaaaaaaaaaaaaaatatatagatatacagacggacagacctatggattgacagacaaatagatagatagatagagatatagaaagagagagataagagattaaCACACATACTGTCACCCTTAAGATTTGTTTGTTAGACAATAAATACATGGTCTAGAATTCTGATGATTATGAAACAGGATTTGGTATAACGGAGAAATGATTGAAAAAGTAaagtttattttgtttacatGATATCAAGTAATCTATTTGTGACCACATAAGTATGTTGCAACTGACACTGACAGAGCACTCTCACGCATTTTACCAAGATGTAATAGAAAAACTCACATACATAAAGTTCATAAACATCCTTATGGCATTGACCGATGGACCTAACAATAATAGaacaatgaatagaaaaaaagatggTCGGAAATAAATTACGTGGTAATGGAACAAAATAGAGGTTAATGATGCAATAATCTAATGATTGGTTATCTTGCCATTATAGTTTCAGGCTACAGTTAATTTTTGGACTGTAGATCATAACACTTTGATAAGTATAGACGTAAAAAAAATATGGGTTATCATCTGTTAATCTAAATACTCTATTGAATAACTGTAAGAATGCCAAAACATATGGTATATTATACTGATAAGATAAGGAATAGTTCAACAGTCATCGgcaaaatatataagataagcAGATCTGATCATCAAAAATATTAAGTTATACCAagaaataatacaagaaaagGTGACTTATCGGAGCAATGAGGATTTTGCCTTACCAGGGACTGCATGTCGGAGGATGGTGACACTTGGGAGGGAATACCATTGGTCTTATATACTCCCACGCTGTCACGGAAGGCCCTTCCtccttgtttatgttgttgttgttattttcgtagATAAACCGCCTTCAACTGCCTCTCCATCCCCCACACCTGCCCAGCCACCGCAGAATTCCCACGGGGGAGGTCAAGGGGCACAGCCTTCTTGTCAACATTCCCCTGATTTTGCGCCAAGTGCTGTAACTGGTCTGTTCTTGGGCGTCGCATGTGTTTGTTGATGGTATGTTGTTTATCTTCGGAGCAATGAAGGGGTGGATGGAAGTGGATTACGACCAATGTCTCGACTTGGATCTTTCGAAAGACGTTAACGATCACGATCTCAGAAATTAGACTGACAACGTGTATGATTGCGGTCTACGAACCATTCATTTTATTCGAAGTAATGATACACTTTGAAAGAATTGGACTGAGACTCAGTCGTCATAATCACCTTTCTAACCAAATACATTTCCGCTAATCCATTTTGCCCCTACACGTTTACTGTTCATTCGTGTCAATTTCATTTCGAACGCTTCCATTACTgcatttaattcattcatttcagGAAGAGTAATGTATTGCTATGGTATTGTTTGTGCTTCAGTAACATAGTTAATGTTTCCTACTTAATTTCCTTATAATTGAGCATAAAAATACGTTACAAATTATACTCCATATGTATTAGCCCGAGTTTTCgctagcatatatacatacatatacacaaatagttGCACGCATATAGAAATTGATGACTACTGAAGACTGCATTCAAATCACTAATTCAGGTAtacttaatataatttattatatatgcacaaccacacatacacacacacacaaacaaacacagacacacacacacacacacacacacacacacacacacacacacacacatacacacatacacacacacacatacgcacacacaaacacatacacatacacaatcacacacacataattagacACTCACatgcgcaaacaaacacacacacacatacacacaaacaaacacacacacttagacactcgcatacacacacacacacacacacacacacacacacacacacgaacgcacagacacacacatacatacattcatacacacgcacatatatacacacacacaggcacacacacacacacacacacacacacacacacatatatatatatatatatatatatatatatatatatatattcaggaagAATACTGTATTGCTATGATACTATTTGTGATTCAGTAACTCACCTGGTAATGTTTCctacttaattttctttattgaatGAGCATAAAAATGTGTTacaaattatttttcaaattaattAGGCCGAGTTTgcgctagcatatatatatatatatatatatatatatatatatatatatatatatatatatggacagaaagttacacgtatatataaattaataactaCTGAAAGCTGCATTCAAATCACTGATTAAGGTATACTTAATATGATgtatcacatatgcacacacacattcacatacacacacacacacccacacaaacacactcacacacacacacaaacacacacacacacacacacactcacacacacacacacacacacacacacacccacacactcacacactcacacacgcgcgcgcacgcacgcacgcactcacacacatatatgcatatatacctataaatgtttctataaatatataaatatatacaattatatgtctataaatatatgaatatatacataaatcatatatgcacacacacattcacatacgcacacacacacacacacacacacccacacacacacccacacaaacacactcacacacacacacaaacacacacacacacacacacactcacacacacacacacacacacacacacacgcacgca from Penaeus chinensis breed Huanghai No. 1 chromosome 24, ASM1920278v2, whole genome shotgun sequence includes these protein-coding regions:
- the LOC125037982 gene encoding glycine-rich cell wall structural protein 1-like, encoding MRRPRTDQLQHLAQNQGNVDKKAVPLDLPRGNSAVAGQVLVLTAAVAVSAVPQRYSLPTPSGPLLNLGSCGKGQVRHVDGRCVTPQVNERVFLYNAPPNPQPNNPLPYIPEPKVDRNVLFIKLAEKKVQDPIVVPPPRQDQVVYILNKQTDQGQRVIEVPAPPPSDPEVYFVNYGEGENPTLPGGTSLQSALTTAINAKGQVITGGALGRAGGFGGSGSGSFGGSGSGSFGGSGSGSFGGSGSGSFGGSGSGSFGGSGSGSFGGSGSGSFGGSGSGSFGGSGSGSFGGSGSGSFGGSGSGSFGGSGSGSFGGSGSGSFGGSGSGSGSGSFGSSGSLGGSFGGSGSIGGSGNLAGSGSFGTSGSLGSSGSGFGSGNGFGSGSSSLDSGSSFGSSSFGGASGSSVGGSSAFGSIGGVGGGRSALGSSSTLGSGSSTGSGTSASGSGSTFGSGAVDSTFGSSSGNSLGSISSNFGSGSSGFESSGRSSSLGSINTAGSSSSTGGSLSLSGSGSSGVTSGSFGTDSGFESTVSRSSFSVPALPSIYSTP